A single region of the Streptococcus macedonicus ACA-DC 198 genome encodes:
- a CDS encoding Peptidase, U32 family large subunit [C1] yields MSEKTLKRPEVLAPAGTLEKLKVAVDYGADAVFVGGQAYGLRSRAGNFTMEELQEGINYAHAHGAKVHVAANMVTHEGNETGAGEWFRELRDMGLDAVIASDPALMVICLTEAPGLEVHVSTQASTTNYEAFAFWEEIGVSRVVLAREVGIAEIEEIRKHTSLEIEAFVHGAMCIGYSGRCVLSNHMSHRDANRGGCSQSCRWKYDLYDMPFGQERKSLEGEIPEPFSMSSVDMCMIEHLPDLIENGVDSFKIEGRMKSIHYVSTVTNCYRAAVDAYLDSPAKFEAIKGELLDELWKVAQRELATGFYYQIPTENEQLFGARRKIPQYKFVGEVVAFDEETMTATIRQRNVILEGDAIEFYGPGFRRFETYIKDLHDADGNKIDRAPNPMELLTITVPQAVQAGDMIRARKEGLVNLYKSDGSSKTVRA; encoded by the coding sequence ATGTCAGAAAAAACTTTAAAACGTCCAGAGGTTTTAGCACCTGCTGGTACTCTTGAGAAATTAAAAGTCGCTGTTGATTATGGAGCTGATGCAGTCTTTGTCGGTGGACAAGCTTACGGTCTTCGTAGCCGTGCTGGGAACTTCACGATGGAAGAATTGCAAGAAGGGATTAATTATGCCCATGCGCATGGCGCTAAGGTCCATGTCGCAGCAAATATGGTTACCCACGAAGGAAACGAAACTGGTGCAGGAGAGTGGTTCCGTGAACTCCGTGATATGGGCTTGGATGCCGTTATCGCATCTGACCCAGCACTTATGGTAATTTGTTTAACAGAAGCACCAGGTTTAGAAGTCCATGTGTCAACACAAGCTTCGACAACCAACTATGAAGCCTTTGCTTTCTGGGAAGAAATCGGTGTGTCTCGTGTCGTTTTGGCGCGTGAAGTTGGCATTGCTGAAATTGAAGAAATTCGCAAACACACCTCACTTGAAATTGAAGCCTTCGTTCACGGCGCAATGTGTATTGGTTATTCAGGACGTTGTGTCCTTTCTAATCACATGAGCCACCGTGACGCTAACCGTGGCGGTTGTTCACAATCTTGCCGCTGGAAATATGACCTTTACGATATGCCATTCGGTCAAGAACGTAAAAGTCTTGAAGGTGAAATTCCAGAGCCCTTTTCAATGTCATCAGTTGATATGTGTATGATCGAACACTTGCCTGATTTGATTGAAAATGGTGTCGATAGCTTTAAGATTGAAGGTCGTATGAAATCAATTCATTACGTATCAACAGTCACAAACTGCTACCGTGCAGCTGTCGATGCTTACCTAGACAGTCCAGCAAAATTCGAAGCTATCAAAGGTGAATTACTTGATGAGCTTTGGAAAGTTGCCCAACGTGAATTGGCAACTGGTTTCTACTACCAAATACCAACAGAAAACGAGCAACTCTTTGGTGCTCGTCGTAAAATACCACAATATAAATTTGTCGGTGAAGTTGTTGCCTTTGACGAAGAAACGATGACAGCAACAATCCGTCAACGTAACGTTATTCTCGAAGGAGATGCCATCGAATTCTACGGACCAGGATTCCGTCGTTTTGAAACTTATATCAAAGATTTGCATGATGCTGATGGTAATAAAATTGATCGTGCTCCAAATCCAATGGAATTATTGACAATCACTGTCCCTCAAGCGGTTCAAGCAGGAGATATGATTCGTGCTCGTAAAGAAGGACTTGTGAACCTTTATAAAAGCGACGGTTCTAGCAAAACTGTTAGAGCATAA
- a CDS encoding 2-haloalkanoic acid dehalogenase, with the protein MITSIVFDVDDTIYDQQAPYRIAVEKCFPDFDMSKINQAYIRFRHYSDVGFPRVMAGEWTTEYFRFWRCKETLLEFGYREIDEATGVHFQEIYEEELENITMLDEMRMTLDFLKEKGVPMGIITNGPTEHQLKKVKKLGLYDYIDPKCVLVSQATGFQKPEKEIFNLAAEQFDMNPATTLYVGDSYDNDVVGAFNGGWHSMWFNHRGRSLKPGIKPVYDVAIDNFEQLFGAVKVLFDLPDNKFIFDVNDKKNPILEMGINNGFMMAAERLLESNMSIDKVVILLRLDKQQEKVLRLKYARNN; encoded by the coding sequence ATGATTACTTCAATTGTTTTTGATGTTGATGATACGATTTATGACCAACAAGCACCTTATCGTATTGCCGTTGAGAAATGTTTCCCTGATTTTGATATGAGTAAAATCAATCAGGCTTATATTCGTTTCCGTCATTATTCAGATGTCGGATTTCCGCGTGTAATGGCAGGTGAGTGGACAACTGAGTATTTCCGTTTTTGGCGTTGCAAGGAAACTTTATTAGAATTTGGTTACCGTGAAATTGATGAAGCAACTGGCGTGCATTTCCAAGAAATTTATGAAGAGGAATTGGAAAATATCACAATGCTTGATGAGATGCGCATGACACTTGATTTTCTTAAAGAAAAAGGCGTTCCAATGGGGATTATAACGAATGGACCAACGGAACACCAACTGAAAAAAGTTAAAAAACTTGGTCTTTATGATTATATTGACCCAAAATGTGTCCTTGTCAGCCAAGCGACTGGTTTCCAAAAACCAGAAAAAGAGATTTTCAATCTTGCTGCGGAGCAATTTGACATGAACCCTGCAACAACACTTTACGTTGGTGATTCATATGACAATGACGTTGTTGGTGCTTTCAATGGTGGCTGGCATTCAATGTGGTTTAACCACCGTGGTCGTAGTTTGAAACCTGGTATCAAACCAGTTTATGATGTTGCTATTGATAACTTTGAACAATTGTTCGGAGCTGTGAAAGTTCTCTTTGATCTTCCTGATAATAAATTCATCTTTGATGTCAATGACAAGAAAAATCCAATTCTTGAGATGGGTATCAATAACGGATTTATGATGGCAGCAGAACGTCTGCTTGAAAGTAACATGAGTATTGATAAAGTTGTTATCCTGCTTCGTTTGGACAAACAACAAGAAAAAGTTTTGCGTCTAAAATACGCAAGAAATAACTAA
- the at1 gene encoding Autolysin yields the protein MPTRNSSRRKRQQKSQIITIAGLVTAVVALALILAKLIFSGVTTLASDGSLNLSNANSYDVSETATVSTSDAIMYTNDGSSSKINENTAITISAYYYDATLNDEDITLAQFSMNGDTYYIDTNDISLEQDNTINAYIAETLGYSHTDITDDIESSFEQAAYKTDDGKPLGVIIHDTGVDNSTIESEVNYMVQSYDEEGVFVHSFIDSDTILRIADEDYKAQGAGANANPYYIQFELTHEKSQKGFAEQLANAAYYTAYMLKKYDLPVTLGQEDGEGTIWTHEMVSLYLGGTDHVDPTDYWTETANDYFRTDYDVKDFVELVQAYYNAC from the coding sequence ATGCCAACAAGAAATTCTTCACGTAGAAAACGACAACAAAAATCTCAAATAATAACAATAGCTGGGCTTGTCACGGCAGTAGTCGCACTTGCCCTAATTCTCGCTAAACTGATTTTTTCAGGAGTCACAACTTTAGCTTCAGACGGAAGTTTGAATTTATCAAATGCCAATTCTTATGATGTTTCCGAAACAGCTACGGTCTCTACTTCTGACGCTATTATGTACACCAACGATGGTTCTAGCAGCAAAATTAATGAAAATACTGCGATTACAATTAGTGCCTATTACTATGATGCGACCCTCAATGACGAAGATATCACTTTAGCTCAATTTAGCATGAACGGTGATACTTACTATATCGACACGAATGATATTTCGCTTGAGCAGGATAATACTATTAATGCTTATATCGCTGAAACACTTGGTTATTCGCACACTGATATTACTGATGACATTGAAAGTAGTTTTGAACAAGCCGCTTATAAGACAGATGACGGAAAACCTCTTGGGGTAATTATTCATGATACTGGCGTTGACAATTCAACGATTGAAAGCGAAGTGAATTATATGGTTCAAAGTTATGATGAAGAAGGTGTCTTTGTCCACTCTTTCATTGATAGTGATACCATTCTTCGCATTGCTGATGAAGATTACAAAGCTCAGGGTGCTGGTGCCAATGCCAATCCTTATTACATTCAATTTGAATTAACACATGAGAAATCTCAAAAAGGCTTCGCCGAGCAACTAGCAAACGCAGCTTATTATACTGCTTACATGCTCAAAAAATATGACCTTCCTGTAACACTTGGTCAAGAAGATGGCGAAGGAACCATTTGGACACATGAAATGGTCAGCCTTTACCTTGGTGGTACTGACCACGTTGATCCAACTGATTACTGGACAGAAACCGCTAATGATTATTTCCGTACGGACTATGACGTCAAAGATTTTGTCGAACTCGTCCAAGCTTATTATAATGCTTGCTAA
- a CDS encoding Transcriptional regulator, with product MGKKTKLKKTLVDQILDKAKIEHDSLAINALEGDLTDDIEKSDIFKTLALTGDKTGPLIGIVQITEHLSEKKLAKVSGNKKVSMIPQKNLQKTTGYIHGANNPVGIHQQHNFPIFIDNRALEMGTMIVSAGEIGRSIRIDSQTLADFVGASFADLIDDSH from the coding sequence ATGGGAAAAAAAACTAAATTAAAAAAGACACTTGTTGACCAAATTCTGGACAAGGCAAAAATCGAACACGACAGTTTAGCAATCAATGCACTTGAGGGAGACTTAACAGATGACATTGAAAAATCTGATATTTTCAAAACCCTTGCTTTAACAGGTGACAAAACAGGTCCTCTAATCGGAATTGTTCAAATCACCGAACATCTTTCTGAGAAAAAATTAGCCAAAGTTTCTGGCAACAAAAAAGTCAGCATGATTCCACAAAAAAAATCTTCAAAAAACGACTGGCTACATTCACGGAGCAAATAATCCTGTCGGTATTCATCAGCAACACAATTTTCCGATTTTCATTGATAACCGTGCTTTAGAAATGGGAACGATGATTGTTTCTGCTGGTGAAATTGGACGTTCTATCCGCATTGACAGTCAAACCTTGGCAGATTTTGTTGGTGCCAGCTTTGCTGACTTGATTGACGATTCACATTAA
- the lysS gene encoding Lysyl-tRNA synthetase (class II), whose amino-acid sequence MSNEHIEELNDQQIVRREKMAALAEQGIDPFGTRFERTATSGQLKEKYADKTKEELHEINKTATIAGRLMTKRGKGKVGFAHIQDRDGQIQVYVRKDAVGDENYQIFKKADLGDFLGIEGEIMRTDMGELTIKATHLTHLSKALRPLPEKFHGLTDVETKYRKRYLDLVSNRESFERFVTRSKIISEIRRYLEGLGFLEVETPVLHNEAGGAAARPFITHHNAQDMDMVLRIATELHLKRLIVGGMERVYEIGRIFRNEGMDATHNPEFTTIEVYQAYADFKDIMDLTEGIIQHASKAVKGDGPISYQGTEIAIDKPFKRVHMVDAIKEVTGVDFWQEMTLEEAQAIAKEKNVPVEKHFTSVGHIINAFFEEFVEETLIQPTFVYGHPVEVSPLAKKNAEDPRFTDRFELFIMTKEYGNAFTELNDPIDQLSRFEAQAKAKELGDDEATGIDYDYVEALEYGMPPTGGLGIGIDRLVMLLTDTTTIRDVLLFPTMK is encoded by the coding sequence ATGTCAAACGAACACATTGAAGAATTAAACGACCAACAAATCGTGCGTCGTGAAAAAATGGCAGCTTTGGCTGAACAAGGCATCGATCCTTTCGGAACTCGATTTGAACGCACAGCTACTTCTGGTCAATTAAAAGAAAAATACGCTGACAAAACTAAAGAAGAATTGCATGAAATTAACAAAACAGCTACTATCGCTGGTCGTCTAATGACTAAGCGTGGTAAAGGTAAAGTTGGTTTTGCACACATTCAAGACCGCGACGGTCAAATCCAAGTCTATGTCCGCAAAGATGCTGTCGGTGACGAAAACTATCAAATTTTCAAAAAAGCAGACCTCGGTGACTTCCTCGGTATCGAAGGTGAAATCATGCGTACAGACATGGGTGAATTGACAATCAAAGCCACTCACCTTACTCACTTGTCTAAAGCGCTTCGTCCACTCCCAGAAAAATTCCATGGACTTACAGACGTTGAAACTAAATATCGTAAACGTTACCTTGACTTGGTTTCAAACCGTGAAAGCTTTGAACGCTTTGTGACTCGTTCAAAAATCATCTCAGAAATCCGTCGTTACCTTGAAGGTCTTGGTTTCTTAGAAGTTGAAACACCAGTCCTTCACAACGAAGCTGGTGGTGCTGCTGCTCGCCCATTTATCACTCACCACAATGCACAAGATATGGACATGGTTCTTCGTATCGCAACTGAACTTCACTTGAAACGTCTTATCGTTGGTGGTATGGAAAGAGTGTACGAAATTGGACGTATCTTCCGTAACGAAGGTATGGATGCCACACACAATCCTGAATTCACAACTATCGAAGTTTATCAAGCCTATGCTGACTTCAAAGATATCATGGATTTGACAGAAGGCATTATCCAACACGCCTCAAAAGCTGTTAAAGGTGACGGTCCTATTTCATACCAAGGAACTGAAATTGCCATTGACAAACCATTTAAACGTGTTCACATGGTTGATGCTATCAAAGAAGTCACTGGTGTTGATTTCTGGCAAGAAATGACTCTCGAAGAAGCGCAAGCTATTGCCAAAGAGAAAAATGTACCAGTTGAAAAACACTTCACTTCAGTTGGTCACATCATCAACGCTTTCTTTGAAGAATTTGTCGAAGAAACATTGATTCAACCAACATTTGTTTATGGACACCCAGTTGAAGTTTCTCCTCTTGCTAAGAAAAACGCAGAAGATCCTCGCTTCACTGACCGCTTCGAACTCTTCATCATGACTAAAGAATACGGTAATGCCTTTACCGAACTTAACGATCCAATCGATCAATTGTCACGTTTTGAAGCCCAAGCAAAAGCTAAAGAACTTGGTGATGATGAAGCAACTGGAATTGACTACGACTACGTCGAAGCCCTTGAATACGGTATGCCACCAACAGGGGGACTTGGTATCGGTATCGACCGCCTAGTCATGCTCCTCACAGACACAACAACAATCCGCGACGTCTTACTTTTCCCAACGATGAAATAA
- the bioY gene encoding Substrate-specific component BioY of biotin ECF transporter, which translates to MLLTLIFPAFGAALTAILSQIVIPIGTVPFTLKTLAIGLIASIFRPREATLSVALYLLLGAIGLPVFAGGSGGIAVLSGPTSGFLWGFLFYAALTSYLTNMEPSLVKIFVSNLLGNCLAFICGVIGLHFLANMSWQAAFLAGVVPFIIPEIGKLLAITAISKPLFISLKNTAYFA; encoded by the coding sequence ATGCTTTTAACGCTCATCTTCCCAGCATTTGGTGCTGCTTTGACTGCAATACTTTCACAGATTGTAATTCCTATCGGAACGGTTCCGTTTACGCTTAAAACACTTGCTATTGGGCTTATCGCGTCGATTTTCCGTCCACGTGAAGCCACGCTCAGTGTGGCGCTTTATCTGCTACTTGGTGCTATTGGGCTTCCTGTTTTCGCAGGTGGTAGCGGAGGTATTGCGGTATTATCAGGTCCAACATCTGGTTTTCTCTGGGGCTTTCTTTTCTACGCTGCCTTAACTTCTTACCTAACCAATATGGAGCCCTCTTTGGTTAAGATTTTTGTTAGCAATCTACTCGGTAATTGTTTAGCTTTTATTTGCGGAGTGATTGGCTTACATTTTTTAGCAAATATGAGCTGGCAAGCTGCTTTCTTAGCTGGCGTTGTACCTTTCATCATTCCTGAAATTGGAAAACTTCTAGCTATTACAGCTATCAGTAAACCTTTATTTATCTCTCTAAAAAATACTGCCTATTTTGCATAA
- a CDS encoding Bacterial seryl-tRNA synthetase related, with protein MSEFKFEIVEHLLTLSESDKGWTKELNRVSFNGAEPKFDIRSWSPDHSKMGKGVTLTNDEFKIILDAFRG; from the coding sequence ATGTCAGAATTTAAATTTGAAATTGTTGAACACTTACTTACCCTATCTGAGAGCGATAAAGGTTGGACAAAAGAATTGAACCGTGTCAGTTTTAACGGAGCAGAGCCAAAATTTGATATTCGTTCATGGAGCCCAGATCACAGCAAAATGGGCAAAGGTGTGACACTCACAAATGATGAATTTAAAATCATCTTAGACGCTTTCCGCGGCTAA
- a CDS encoding Peptidase, U32 family small subunit [C1], with the protein MEKIIITATAESIEQVKELLEAGVDRIYVGEENYGLRLPHNFTYDELSEIAKLVHDAGKELSIACNALLHQDMINAVRPYLDFLKDIKVDYLVAGDAGVFHINKNEGYDFKMIYDVSVFVTSSRQVNFWGDHGASEVVLAREIPSVELFKMSENLRYPAEVLVYGATVIHHSKRPLLQNYYNFTHNDDEKTRERGLFLAEPSNKDSHYSIFEDKHGTHIFDTDDIDMMPKLTELTDHNFTHWKLDGIYCPGHDFVEIVKCFVKAKELIEADEFTQDQAFLLDEEIRKLHPKGRSLGTGFYEFDPEEVK; encoded by the coding sequence ATGGAAAAAATAATTATTACTGCGACAGCTGAGTCTATTGAGCAGGTCAAAGAGCTTTTAGAGGCAGGTGTTGATCGTATTTATGTGGGTGAGGAAAACTATGGTTTACGTTTGCCTCATAATTTTACTTATGATGAACTTTCTGAAATCGCTAAGCTAGTTCATGATGCTGGAAAAGAACTAAGTATCGCTTGCAATGCTTTGTTGCACCAAGATATGATTAATGCGGTTCGCCCATATCTTGATTTTTTGAAAGATATTAAAGTCGATTATCTAGTAGCAGGAGATGCAGGTGTTTTTCACATCAATAAAAATGAAGGCTACGATTTCAAGATGATTTATGATGTTTCTGTTTTTGTAACATCAAGTCGTCAAGTGAATTTCTGGGGAGACCATGGCGCTAGCGAAGTCGTTCTTGCTCGTGAAATCCCGTCAGTCGAATTGTTCAAAATGTCAGAAAATCTTCGCTACCCAGCTGAAGTGCTTGTTTACGGAGCTACTGTCATTCATCATTCAAAACGTCCATTATTGCAAAATTATTACAATTTTACGCATAATGATGATGAAAAAACACGTGAACGTGGTCTTTTCCTTGCTGAACCAAGCAATAAAGACTCTCATTACTCAATTTTTGAGGATAAACATGGCACACATATTTTTGATACTGATGATATTGATATGATGCCAAAATTGACAGAGTTAACCGACCATAATTTCACTCATTGGAAATTGGACGGTATTTATTGTCCAGGGCATGATTTTGTTGAGATTGTTAAATGCTTTGTCAAAGCTAAAGAATTGATTGAAGCGGATGAATTTACACAAGATCAAGCTTTCTTATTGGATGAAGAAATTCGTAAATTACATCCAAAAGGTCGTTCACTTGGAACTGGATTCTATGAATTTGATCCAGAGGAAGTGAAGTAA
- a CDS encoding putative transposase: MAEHPITSITSDNGSEFSLLSDLEEVDISFAHPYSSHERGTKENFKGLLREFLPKGQSFNSLTEKELVHYI; this comes from the coding sequence TTGGCTGAACACCCTATTACTTCTATCACATCAGATAACGGCTCTGAATTCAGTCTCTTATCGGATTTAGAAGAGGTTGATATTTCCTTCGCCCATCCTTATTCCTCTCATGAAAGAGGAACAAAAGAGAACTTTAAGGGTCTTTTGAGAGAATTTCTCCCTAAAGGACAATCTTTCAACTCATTAACCGAAAAGGAACTCGTACATTATATCTAA
- a CDS encoding Transposase: MVSIRKWSKYQTTVNKKTLGKSIEERPEMINNRSEFGRWGLIYFSVKRPKERLLS, from the coding sequence ATGGTGAGTATCAGAAAGTGGTCTAAATATCAAACAACAGTCAATAAGAAGACCCTTGGAAAATCTATTGAAGAGCGTCCAGAAATGATTAATAACCGTTCTGAGTTTGGACGCTGGGGGTTGATCTACTTCTCGGTCAAAAGACCAAAGGAGAGGCTGTTATCATGA
- the gpmB gene encoding Phosphoglycerate mutase family 5 — protein MKFYFVRHGKTQWNLEGRFQGANGDSPLLEESVHDLEKLGDYLQDVKFDAVFSSDLKRASDTCKIIMSHSHYPKPISFQPSLREWHLGRLEGSKIATITSIFPQQMQAFRHNLAKFDNDVFDAESVYQTTKRVESFIKSMKNQPYQNVLLVGHGANFTASIRTLLGYEPAVLRAQGGLDNGSVTILETKDFKTFTCLKWNDTSYKQKKS, from the coding sequence ATGAAATTTTATTTTGTACGACATGGTAAAACACAATGGAACTTAGAAGGACGTTTCCAAGGAGCAAATGGTGACTCCCCACTTTTGGAGGAATCCGTCCATGATTTGGAAAAATTAGGTGATTATCTCCAAGATGTTAAATTTGATGCCGTTTTTTCAAGCGATTTAAAACGTGCCAGCGATACTTGCAAGATTATCATGTCACACAGCCACTATCCAAAGCCAATCAGCTTTCAACCCTCGCTGCGTGAATGGCATCTTGGAAGATTGGAAGGCAGCAAAATTGCAACAATAACATCTATTTTTCCTCAACAAATGCAAGCTTTTCGACATAATTTAGCTAAATTCGATAATGATGTATTTGACGCTGAATCTGTTTATCAAACCACTAAACGCGTTGAGTCATTCATTAAATCAATGAAAAATCAACCTTATCAGAATGTCTTGTTAGTTGGGCATGGTGCTAATTTTACCGCCTCTATCCGTACTTTATTAGGATATGAACCAGCCGTTCTCCGTGCCCAAGGCGGACTGGATAACGGTAGTGTGACGATTTTAGAGACCAAGGATTTTAAAACCTTCACTTGCCTAAAATGGAATGACACATCTTATAAACAAAAGAAATCTTAA